One window of the Zea mays cultivar B73 chromosome 3, Zm-B73-REFERENCE-NAM-5.0, whole genome shotgun sequence genome contains the following:
- the LOC100279353 gene encoding Probable magnesium transporter NIPA9-like isoform 2 (isoform 2 is encoded by transcript variant 2), with protein sequence MWESVALTLAGTAGNNIGKVLQKKGTLILPPLSLKLKVVKAYASNQLWISGFLMDMCGAALMLTALSQAPVSVVQPIAGCGLAILCVFSHFYLKEVMNGLDWIAITLAGLGTIGVGVGGEEQKVDQIPLLNIPWLVLSIVILFVLLNTWLHMYKKQRREQELTGPEVIEEIIYGLESGILFGISSVISKMGFVMSEMGFPKIVVPAAISCSVCCSAVGFVYQTRGLKHGRAIVVSTCTSVASIVSGVVAGMIALDEHLPKAPTARFFLLLGWFFIITGVILLVSSTRLIARLPRPVQKFLKSNIERTHSIRRPGSARGKDPIPTTTIHTSSLHLLASPTKEKA encoded by the exons ATGTGGGAGTCGGTGGCGCTGACGCTGGCGGGCACCGCCGGCAATAACATCGGCAAGGTCCTGCAGAAGAAGGGCACCCTCATCCTCCCTCCACTCTCCCTCAAGCTCAAG GTGGTCAAGGCGTACGCGTCGAACCAGCTCTGGATCAGCGGTTTCCTTATGGACATGTGCGGTGCCGCGCTCATGCTCACCGCGCTCTCTCAGGCGCCG GTCTCCGTCGTTCAGCCCATTGCTGGTTGCGGTCTCGCAATACTCTGCGTTTTCTCCCATTTTTACCTCAAGGAGGTTATGAACGGCCTCGATTGGATTGCCATCACGCTAGCTGGTCTCGGCACCATAG GTGTAGGTGTTGGAGGTGAGGAACAGAAAGTTGACCAGATACCTCTTTTAAATATACCCTGGCTAGTGCTCTCCATTGTCATCTTGTTT GTACTGCTCAACACTTGGCTTCATATGTATAAAAAGCAAAGGCGTGAGCAAGAGTTG ACTGGACCTGAAGTGATTGAGGAGATCATATATGGCTTAGAATCAGGCATTTTGTTTGG GATTTCTTCAGTGATCTCTAAGATGGGATTTGTGATGTCCGAGATGGGTTTTCCAAAGATTGTTGTGCCTGCTGCCATATCTTGTAGTGTTTGCTGCAGTGCAGTGGGATTTGTGTATCAG ACTCGAGGCCTCAAGCATGGGAGGGCAATTGTTGTATCTACATGTACATCAGTGGCATCTATAGTGTCCGGTGTTGTTGCTGGCATGATTGCACTTGATGAACATCTGCCTAAAGCTCCCACAGCTCGATTTTTCCTCTTACTGGGATG GTTCTTCATCATCACAGGAGTAATACTGCTTGTTAGTTCAACCCGATTGATTGCGCGTCTACCTAGGCCTGTTCAGAAGTTTTTGAAGAGCAACATAGAGCGCACCCACAGCATCAGGAGGCCTGGTTCAGCACGAGGGAAGGATCCCATCCCAACAACAACGATCCATACGTCGTCACTGCACTTGCTTGCTTCTCCAACAAAGGAGAAGGCCTAG
- the LOC100279353 gene encoding probable magnesium transporter NIPA9-like isoform X1, which yields MYKKQRREQELTGPEVIEEIIYGLESGILFGISSVISKMGFVMSEMGFPKIVVPAAISCSVCCSAVGFVYQTRGLKHGRAIVVSTCTSVASIVSGVVAGMIALDEHLPKAPTARFFLLLGWFFIITGVILLVSSTRLIARLPRPVQKFLKSNIERTHSIRRPGSARGKDPIPTTTIHTSSLHLLASPTKEKA from the exons ATGTATAAAAAGCAAAGGCGTGAGCAAGAGTTG ACTGGACCTGAAGTGATTGAGGAGATCATATATGGCTTAGAATCAGGCATTTTGTTTGG GATTTCTTCAGTGATCTCTAAGATGGGATTTGTGATGTCCGAGATGGGTTTTCCAAAGATTGTTGTGCCTGCTGCCATATCTTGTAGTGTTTGCTGCAGTGCAGTGGGATTTGTGTATCAG ACTCGAGGCCTCAAGCATGGGAGGGCAATTGTTGTATCTACATGTACATCAGTGGCATCTATAGTGTCCGGTGTTGTTGCTGGCATGATTGCACTTGATGAACATCTGCCTAAAGCTCCCACAGCTCGATTTTTCCTCTTACTGGGATG GTTCTTCATCATCACAGGAGTAATACTGCTTGTTAGTTCAACCCGATTGATTGCGCGTCTACCTAGGCCTGTTCAGAAGTTTTTGAAGAGCAACATAGAGCGCACCCACAGCATCAGGAGGCCTGGTTCAGCACGAGGGAAGGATCCCATCCCAACAACAACGATCCATACGTCGTCACTGCACTTGCTTGCTTCTCCAACAAAGGAGAAGGCCTAG